The following coding sequences lie in one Desulfovibrio sp. TomC genomic window:
- a CDS encoding efflux RND transporter permease subunit, producing MRVNLSEWAVTHRPLTLFLILVVSLAGIWSYRQLGRAEDPEFTVKSMIISANWPGATADEMQRLVADPIEKKLQEVPYFDKVKTYCRPDSVVMQLLLRDSAPATAVGESWYQARKRVGDIKDTLPSGVLGPFFNDEFGDVDSVLYLLTGDGFTMRELKDEAEDIRQALLRVPSVTKVRFYGEQAECIFVELNHAKLATLGLTAQTVFNSIARQNAVTPAGNLDTDTDTVHLRVDGALTGIQALAEVPIQHAGKVFRLGDIAALRRDAQDPPTFVVRHEGKPAIALGVVMAKGGNILELGQHLNQAIELIRKDLPLGFAISTVADQAEVVDASVSEFLRSFLEALVIVLAVSFLSLGWRTGIVVALAVPLVLSMVLAIMAALGMSLERISLGALIIALGLLVDDAIISVEMMVVKMEQGFDRIKAATFAWNATAFPMLTGTLVTAAGFLPVGLAKSSSGEYAGGIFWVVTIALLSSWLVAVVFTPYLGYKLLPQFHGAAHQVGEAIYETPTYQRLRTCITWCVMHRNVVVGATLAFFLLACVGAAFLSLQFFPASSRPELLVEIRMPEGSSFKATAAAIETMETFLKDDAAIKTATSYIGSGPPRWFLPMAPELPNASYGVVVLNTRDAEARDQLKSRVEAFVAKGGLSQARVRVTTLFLGPPVGFPVQFRVIGPDPLKVRAIAYEVREVMRANPKVYDVNLDWNEQAKAIRLVVDQDRARVLGLTPQDIAEALQMLLSGVTISQVRDGTELVNIVARAVPEERLRPELLADLTISARNGQPIPLSQVAKMQYIAEEPILWRQNRDLNITVRAEVIDGVQPPDVSMELLPRLQPIEKTLPPGYRIETGGALEESSKANAAIVVLLPLMAGVMLVLLMFQLQSFPSLFLVVSTAPLGLIGAVGALLAFNQPFGFVAMLGVLSLAGMIMRNTVILVDQISQDRRDAIAPWEAVIGATLRRSRPVVLTALAAILAMIPLTRNVFWGPMAFAIMGGLLVATLLTLLFTPALYAMVFRIQRPTK from the coding sequence ATGCGCGTAAACCTGTCGGAGTGGGCCGTCACCCACCGTCCGCTCACGCTCTTTCTCATCCTTGTTGTATCCCTGGCCGGCATCTGGTCCTATCGGCAGCTCGGGCGGGCCGAGGATCCCGAGTTCACTGTCAAGTCGATGATCATCAGCGCCAACTGGCCCGGGGCCACGGCTGACGAGATGCAGCGTCTGGTGGCCGATCCCATCGAGAAAAAGCTCCAGGAAGTCCCGTATTTCGACAAGGTGAAAACCTATTGCCGGCCGGACAGCGTGGTCATGCAGCTGCTCCTGCGGGACAGCGCGCCGGCAACGGCAGTGGGCGAGAGCTGGTACCAGGCCCGAAAACGTGTGGGCGACATCAAGGACACTTTGCCCTCGGGCGTGCTCGGTCCGTTTTTTAACGACGAGTTTGGCGATGTGGACTCTGTGCTGTATCTGCTGACGGGCGACGGCTTCACCATGCGTGAACTCAAGGACGAGGCCGAGGACATCCGCCAGGCCTTGCTGCGCGTGCCGTCCGTGACCAAGGTCCGCTTTTACGGGGAACAGGCCGAGTGCATTTTCGTCGAACTGAACCACGCCAAGCTGGCCACCCTCGGACTGACGGCCCAGACCGTCTTCAACTCCATCGCACGGCAGAATGCCGTGACACCGGCCGGGAATCTGGACACGGATACGGACACCGTCCATCTGCGCGTGGACGGCGCGCTGACCGGTATCCAAGCCCTGGCGGAAGTGCCCATCCAACATGCCGGCAAGGTGTTCCGGCTCGGGGACATCGCCGCCTTGCGCCGGGACGCCCAGGACCCGCCGACATTTGTCGTTCGGCATGAGGGCAAGCCAGCCATCGCCCTGGGCGTGGTCATGGCCAAGGGCGGCAATATCCTGGAGCTTGGCCAGCACCTCAACCAGGCCATTGAGCTCATCCGCAAAGACCTGCCCCTGGGCTTTGCAATCAGCACGGTGGCGGATCAGGCGGAAGTGGTCGATGCCTCGGTGTCCGAATTCCTCCGCTCGTTTCTTGAGGCCCTGGTCATCGTCCTGGCCGTGAGTTTCCTGTCGCTGGGCTGGCGCACAGGCATTGTCGTGGCCCTGGCCGTGCCGCTGGTGCTGTCCATGGTTCTGGCGATCATGGCCGCGCTTGGCATGAGCCTTGAACGAATATCGCTTGGTGCGCTCATCATCGCTCTGGGCCTGCTGGTGGATGATGCCATCATTTCGGTCGAGATGATGGTGGTGAAGATGGAACAGGGATTTGACCGGATCAAGGCGGCCACCTTCGCCTGGAACGCCACGGCCTTTCCCATGCTGACCGGCACGCTGGTCACGGCCGCCGGCTTTCTTCCCGTCGGGCTGGCTAAGTCCTCCTCAGGGGAATACGCGGGCGGCATTTTTTGGGTGGTGACCATCGCCCTGCTCTCGTCCTGGCTCGTGGCCGTGGTCTTCACGCCGTACCTTGGCTACAAGCTGTTGCCGCAGTTTCACGGCGCAGCCCATCAGGTTGGCGAGGCCATTTACGAAACCCCGACATACCAACGGCTGCGCACCTGCATCACCTGGTGCGTCATGCACCGAAACGTCGTGGTTGGCGCGACCCTGGCGTTTTTTCTCCTGGCCTGCGTCGGCGCAGCCTTTCTGTCGCTTCAGTTCTTCCCGGCCTCTTCGCGTCCGGAACTGCTGGTGGAAATACGTATGCCGGAAGGCTCGTCCTTCAAGGCCACGGCCGCTGCGATAGAAACCATGGAGACATTCCTCAAGGACGATGCTGCCATCAAGACCGCCACCAGCTATATCGGCTCCGGTCCGCCGCGCTGGTTCCTGCCCATGGCCCCGGAGCTGCCCAATGCCAGCTACGGTGTCGTCGTCTTAAATACCAGGGATGCCGAGGCTCGGGACCAACTGAAAAGCCGCGTCGAGGCCTTCGTCGCCAAGGGTGGTCTCTCCCAGGCCCGGGTGCGGGTGACGACGCTCTTTTTGGGGCCGCCGGTGGGATTTCCCGTGCAATTTCGTGTCATCGGGCCAGACCCGCTCAAGGTTCGGGCCATTGCTTACGAGGTCCGCGAGGTCATGCGGGCCAATCCCAAGGTCTATGACGTCAATCTGGACTGGAACGAGCAGGCCAAAGCCATCCGGCTGGTGGTGGACCAGGACCGGGCCAGGGTTCTCGGCCTGACCCCGCAGGATATCGCCGAGGCCCTCCAGATGCTCCTGTCCGGGGTCACCATCTCCCAGGTCCGGGACGGCACCGAATTGGTCAATATCGTAGCCCGGGCCGTTCCCGAGGAACGACTGCGCCCGGAACTTCTCGCCGATCTGACGATCAGCGCCCGCAACGGCCAGCCCATTCCCCTCTCCCAGGTGGCCAAAATGCAGTATATCGCCGAGGAACCCATCCTATGGCGGCAAAACCGCGACCTCAATATCACCGTCCGGGCGGAGGTCATCGACGGGGTGCAGCCGCCGGACGTCTCCATGGAACTCCTACCCCGGTTACAGCCCATCGAAAAGACGCTCCCGCCGGGCTACCGTATCGAAACCGGCGGGGCACTCGAGGAAAGCAGCAAGGCCAATGCCGCCATCGTGGTGCTGTTGCCGCTGATGGCCGGGGTCATGCTCGTGCTGTTGATGTTTCAGTTGCAAAGCTTCCCGAGTTTGTTTCTCGTCGTGTCCACGGCTCCCCTGGGTCTGATCGGGGCGGTTGGCGCGTTGCTCGCCTTCAACCAACCCTTCGGTTTTGTGGCCATGCTCGGTGTCCTCTCCCTGGCCGGCATGATCATGCGCAACACCGTCATCCTCGTGGATCAGATCTCCCAGGACAGGCGGGACGCGATTGCGCCCTGGGAGGCCGTCATTGGCGCCACCCTGCGACGGAGCCGGCCGGTGGTGTTGACGGCGCTGGCGGCGATCCTGGCCATGATTCCCCTCACGCGAAACGTTTTTTGGGGACCCATGGCCTTTGCCATCATGGGGGGGCTTTTGGTGGCGACCCTTTTGACCCTGCTTTTTACGCCGGCCCTCTATGCCATGGTCTTTCGCATCCAGAGACCGACTAAATAG
- a CDS encoding MBL fold metallo-hydrolase, with protein MHSHKGFGPKMLRRTLLKGMGALALAPLMTGLGAKNVLASQPNDKPKIGKGSHNTRLVLLGTTGGMTWWPGSSRASNSQALLVGDAMYIIDLGFGSCARLAEAFNFGHFITIGGQRTQLELSTYLSNMRAVFFTHLHMDHLGDYPTFLEIGARAGYAEKQPLVIIGPGDRGRLDDNLSGYKGTVIQAESCNPPFTTPTPGTKMMTSHILQAFAQTFNDCAQDEGYPDIPKIIDVKEIGDPTTIPWPSSFVIPDPNKPWTSNITCPSMDPFEIYKDDRLRVTAILVDHFEVYPAFAFRFDTEDGSLVISGDTGPDTRGNLQKLAKGADVLVHEVIDDFWIKASFKGVKKGEPAWPLYHHVITAHTSTADVGRVAQQCSVKTLVLSHIAPANAPVARLRLAQENFSGKLIVGEDLMEIGIGKPLGRSKA; from the coding sequence ATGCATTCCCATAAAGGTTTTGGGCCGAAAATGCTGCGTCGGACATTGCTCAAGGGGATGGGGGCGTTGGCGTTGGCACCGCTCATGACAGGCCTCGGCGCTAAAAATGTGCTTGCATCCCAGCCAAACGACAAGCCCAAGATTGGCAAGGGAAGTCATAATACACGACTGGTGCTACTCGGCACTACGGGCGGCATGACATGGTGGCCGGGTTCGAGCCGGGCCAGTAATTCCCAGGCCCTGCTCGTCGGGGACGCCATGTACATTATTGACCTGGGTTTTGGCTCTTGCGCTCGTCTCGCCGAAGCCTTCAATTTCGGGCACTTTATAACTATCGGCGGCCAGCGGACACAACTGGAACTGTCCACGTACCTCTCCAACATGCGGGCGGTTTTTTTCACCCATCTCCATATGGACCACCTGGGCGACTACCCCACCTTTTTGGAAATTGGTGCCAGAGCCGGCTACGCAGAGAAGCAGCCACTTGTGATCATCGGCCCCGGTGACCGTGGCAGGCTCGACGACAACTTGTCCGGCTATAAGGGCACTGTCATCCAAGCCGAAAGCTGCAATCCGCCTTTCACCACCCCGACTCCTGGCACCAAGATGATGACCAGTCACATCCTCCAGGCCTTCGCTCAGACCTTCAACGATTGCGCTCAAGATGAGGGCTATCCGGACATCCCCAAAATCATCGACGTCAAGGAAATCGGCGATCCCACGACGATTCCCTGGCCGTCCAGCTTTGTCATTCCCGATCCGAACAAACCGTGGACATCGAACATCACCTGCCCGTCAATGGATCCCTTCGAAATCTACAAGGACGACCGACTGCGCGTTACGGCCATCCTCGTCGATCACTTTGAAGTTTACCCCGCCTTTGCCTTCCGGTTCGATACCGAAGACGGATCGCTGGTCATTTCGGGCGATACCGGTCCCGACACCAGGGGAAACCTCCAGAAACTGGCCAAGGGAGCTGATGTTCTTGTCCACGAGGTCATCGATGACTTCTGGATCAAGGCCAGCTTCAAGGGTGTCAAGAAGGGAGAGCCAGCTTGGCCGTTGTACCATCACGTCATAACCGCGCACACAAGCACCGCTGATGTCGGAAGAGTAGCGCAACAGTGCAGCGTCAAGACCCTGGTATTAAGTCACATAGCGCCGGCCAACGCGCCAGTGGCACGCCTGAGACTGGCCCAAGAGAACTTCTCCGGAAAATTGATAGTTGGGGAGGACCTGATGGAGATCGGCATTGGCAAACCCCTTGGTCGCTCCAAGGCGTAA
- a CDS encoding PocR ligand-binding domain-containing protein, with protein sequence MKQSIQLLDLISKEKLDEILQAVNEACGIGSVIADTEGRPISSESNFCTFCKDYCRATTEGRLKCYASDAYGGKMSLNDKEPYVYDCLNAGLVDCATPIIVAGQHIGNLNGGQVLEEAIPMDEAVLRAKSIGITDLDGYLLALKKIPRVKRSRLRKIVNLMSVITQTISDMALQQILLTLQSKEYLNKLINSVSDCIISVDTDFSIAVNNDRCADVFGCPPSSFTGQSLLNFIQDSKILNAYKQNLDLGVQDNYRFELTALTQHKKPFPAQISLSRVNDESGKAVSYVAILRDITEEKRIAKMKEDLVGMLTHDMRNPILAIDRALELLCNGRLGPVSSNQEKILKLAINTNDQLSSMVNAFLDIFRDESGRFELHANYYDINKIINQCIEEYSLLSEEKELTVSFQQQGQPLKLYCDLFRIKRTISNILANAINYNVIGGGIDLSTTVINGSTLGLSPYLPGTYRQKVVPSRSYLWIIISDTGFGVPEAYQETIFEKFFTIQTEEGLGRRGIGLGLAFSKLVVEAHQGFIFCRTPSRSDSKSRSPGVEFHLILPH encoded by the coding sequence ATGAAGCAGTCCATCCAACTTCTGGATCTGATATCCAAAGAAAAACTCGATGAGATCCTGCAAGCCGTCAACGAAGCCTGCGGCATCGGCTCAGTCATCGCCGATACCGAGGGCCGACCCATTTCCAGCGAATCCAATTTCTGCACCTTCTGCAAGGATTACTGCCGGGCGACCACGGAAGGACGGCTGAAGTGCTATGCCAGCGATGCCTATGGCGGCAAGATGTCGCTCAACGACAAGGAACCCTACGTTTACGATTGCCTCAATGCCGGTCTGGTCGACTGCGCAACCCCTATTATCGTGGCCGGGCAGCACATCGGGAACCTCAATGGCGGCCAGGTTCTCGAGGAAGCCATCCCCATGGACGAAGCCGTGCTGCGCGCCAAAAGCATCGGCATCACGGATCTGGACGGCTACCTGCTGGCGCTGAAAAAAATACCCCGAGTAAAACGCTCGCGGCTTCGCAAGATCGTCAACCTCATGTCGGTCATCACGCAGACCATCAGCGACATGGCTTTGCAGCAGATCCTGCTGACCCTGCAATCCAAGGAATATTTGAACAAGCTCATCAACAGCGTTTCGGACTGCATCATCTCCGTGGACACAGATTTCTCTATCGCCGTCAACAACGACCGCTGCGCGGACGTGTTCGGTTGCCCGCCAAGCTCCTTTACGGGGCAGTCCCTGCTCAATTTCATCCAGGATTCCAAGATCCTCAACGCCTATAAGCAGAATCTCGACCTGGGCGTGCAGGACAACTACCGCTTTGAATTGACGGCCTTGACGCAACACAAAAAACCTTTCCCCGCTCAAATATCCCTCTCGCGCGTCAACGACGAATCAGGCAAGGCCGTCAGTTACGTCGCCATCCTGCGCGATATCACCGAGGAAAAACGTATCGCCAAGATGAAGGAAGACTTGGTTGGCATGCTCACCCACGACATGCGCAATCCCATCCTGGCCATAGACCGGGCCTTGGAGCTGCTGTGTAACGGCCGCCTCGGGCCGGTTAGCAGCAATCAGGAGAAAATCCTCAAGCTGGCCATCAATACCAACGACCAGTTGAGCAGCATGGTCAACGCCTTCCTCGACATCTTCCGCGATGAAAGCGGCCGTTTCGAACTCCATGCAAATTACTACGACATCAACAAGATCATAAACCAATGCATCGAAGAATATTCCCTTCTGTCCGAGGAGAAGGAACTGACCGTTTCCTTCCAACAGCAGGGACAGCCTCTTAAATTATATTGCGACCTGTTCCGAATAAAAAGGACCATCAGCAACATCCTTGCCAATGCCATCAACTACAACGTGATAGGCGGCGGCATTGACCTCTCGACCACTGTCATCAATGGCAGCACCCTTGGGCTCAGCCCCTACCTGCCCGGAACGTACCGGCAAAAGGTTGTGCCAAGCCGGAGTTATCTCTGGATCATCATTTCGGATACCGGCTTTGGCGTCCCCGAGGCTTACCAGGAAACCATTTTCGAAAAATTCTTCACGATCCAGACCGAAGAGGGCCTGGGCCGGCGAGGGATCGGACTCGGCCTCGCCTTCAGCAAGCTCGTCGTAGAAGCGCACCAGGGCTTCATCTTCTGCCGCACGCCGTCTCGTTCGGACAGCAAGTCCCGTTCTCCTGGCGTCGAATTCCATCTGATCCTTCCCCACTAG
- a CDS encoding response regulator: MGPTSGKPPIKLFIADDHPLLRIGLRLAFESIDTITIVGESDNGFDTIEKVQKTAPDVSLIDIDMPGLSGIPAIRVLRKVMPGMKILALSTYNDTNYIKNAMQAGADGYVLKTIDIDNLARLIEAFHAGQPIVSPYLVNLSIDLTPEDARPDHPVEALTHRELQILRSIAAGKNNKDISTVLFLSIETVKSHIKHIFRKLHVNNRFEAVIAAREAKLLD, translated from the coding sequence ATGGGACCGACATCAGGCAAGCCTCCGATCAAGCTCTTTATCGCCGATGACCACCCCTTGCTGCGCATCGGCCTGCGCCTGGCCTTCGAGAGCATAGACACCATTACGATTGTCGGCGAATCGGACAACGGTTTCGACACCATCGAGAAAGTCCAGAAAACCGCCCCCGACGTTTCCCTCATCGACATAGACATGCCAGGCCTCTCGGGTATCCCGGCCATTCGCGTCTTGCGCAAGGTCATGCCGGGTATGAAGATCCTGGCCCTTTCCACCTACAATGACACCAATTACATCAAAAACGCCATGCAGGCCGGAGCCGACGGTTACGTGCTCAAAACCATCGACATCGACAACCTGGCGCGCCTCATCGAGGCCTTCCATGCTGGCCAGCCCATCGTTTCCCCCTATCTGGTCAATCTATCCATCGATCTGACCCCCGAAGATGCCCGGCCGGACCACCCCGTCGAAGCGCTCACCCATCGCGAGCTGCAGATTCTGCGGTCCATCGCGGCGGGAAAAAACAACAAGGATATCTCGACGGTGCTTTTCTTGAGCATCGAGACGGTCAAGTCGCACATCAAGCATATTTTCAGGAAACTCCACGTCAACAACCGGTTCGAAGCCGTGATCGCGGCCCGGGAAGCCAAGCTGCTCGATTGA
- a CDS encoding MIP/aquaporin family protein, producing MSAPSLGKEMFSEFLGTMILIIFGAGSVAMKVLFGDALNISWDTITFGWGLGVFFGVLASLRSGAHINPAVTLALAATGRFPWGKVLPYALAQTAGGFLGAAIVFADFKAKWLLADPALVKTAGVFCTFPAVPGFWPGFIDQVIGTAVLLFGILSIGDFGAKNKVPWIGPVAVAMLVMAIGMSLGAMNGYAINPARDFGPRFFALIAGFTQPNLMDTSIVLVPILGPLVGGVLGALIYDRTTGALNKDPDVCYCEDGAQECES from the coding sequence ATGAGTGCGCCGTCATTAGGCAAAGAAATGTTCTCCGAATTCCTGGGGACCATGATCCTCATCATCTTCGGAGCCGGAAGCGTGGCCATGAAGGTCCTTTTTGGCGATGCCCTCAACATCTCCTGGGATACGATCACCTTCGGCTGGGGGTTGGGCGTGTTTTTCGGGGTGCTGGCCAGCCTGCGCTCCGGCGCGCACATCAATCCTGCAGTGACCCTGGCTCTGGCCGCCACGGGGCGCTTCCCCTGGGGCAAGGTGCTGCCCTACGCCCTGGCCCAGACCGCCGGCGGTTTTCTGGGTGCGGCCATCGTCTTTGCGGACTTCAAGGCCAAATGGCTTCTGGCCGACCCCGCGCTGGTCAAAACGGCCGGCGTCTTCTGCACCTTCCCGGCCGTACCCGGCTTTTGGCCCGGTTTCATCGATCAGGTCATCGGCACCGCCGTGCTGCTGTTCGGCATCCTTTCCATCGGCGACTTCGGGGCCAAGAACAAAGTGCCCTGGATCGGACCCGTGGCCGTGGCCATGCTGGTCATGGCCATCGGCATGAGTCTTGGGGCCATGAATGGCTACGCCATTAACCCCGCCCGCGATTTCGGCCCCCGTTTCTTCGCCTTGATCGCCGGCTTCACCCAGCCCAACCTGATGGATACGAGCATCGTGCTCGTGCCCATCCTTGGCCCCCTGGTCGGCGGTGTGCTCGGCGCGCTCATCTATGACAGGACCACTGGAGCCCTCAACAAAGATCCCGACGTCTGCTACTGCGAAGACGGCGCGCAGGAGTGCGAGTCATGA
- a CDS encoding glycyl-radical enzyme activating protein has protein sequence MTLRKKFQLFSPRDVDADHTTGVVSDFQRFSIHDGPGIRTIVFLKGCPLHCLWCQNPENIRSAPQLMYIAANCIRCGKCVDACPNHCLTATPDAGIVLDREHCALPECGQCQRVCYANALTVCGRYLSVSEVMEEVELDREFYDRSDGGVTFSGGEPFAQPRFLAALAREAKARGLHTAVETCGQADWQAMEPGLRHMDLVLFDIKHMDAAVHKELTGSTNTRILANLRAIDAMGIPTRLRLPLIPGRNDSPDNLGRTAALAAELKHLVALDILPYHRMGEPKWRQLGLDYALHGLAPHDREAVERLTASLKPFPIAVTIGG, from the coding sequence ATGACCTTGCGCAAGAAATTTCAGCTTTTCTCCCCTCGGGACGTCGACGCCGACCACACGACCGGCGTGGTCAGCGACTTCCAGCGTTTTTCCATTCACGACGGCCCCGGCATCCGGACCATCGTCTTCCTCAAGGGGTGCCCGCTCCATTGCCTGTGGTGCCAGAACCCGGAAAACATCCGGTCCGCCCCCCAACTCATGTACATCGCCGCCAACTGCATCCGCTGCGGCAAGTGCGTGGACGCCTGCCCCAACCACTGTCTCACGGCCACGCCGGATGCGGGCATCGTCCTTGACCGGGAGCATTGCGCCCTGCCGGAATGCGGGCAATGCCAGCGCGTGTGCTACGCCAACGCCTTAACGGTCTGCGGCCGCTACCTGAGCGTGTCCGAGGTCATGGAAGAGGTGGAGCTCGACCGGGAATTTTACGACCGCTCCGACGGCGGCGTGACCTTTTCAGGGGGCGAACCCTTTGCCCAGCCCCGCTTTCTGGCCGCACTGGCCCGGGAAGCCAAAGCCCGGGGACTGCACACGGCCGTCGAAACCTGCGGCCAGGCCGATTGGCAGGCCATGGAGCCGGGCCTGCGCCACATGGACCTGGTCCTTTTCGACATCAAGCACATGGACGCGGCGGTCCACAAGGAGCTCACGGGATCGACCAACACGCGCATCCTGGCCAATCTTCGCGCCATCGACGCCATGGGCATCCCGACGCGCCTGCGTCTGCCGCTGATACCCGGACGCAATGATTCGCCGGACAACCTGGGCCGGACCGCCGCCCTGGCGGCCGAACTCAAGCATCTGGTCGCCCTGGATATCCTGCCATACCACCGCATGGGCGAACCGAAATGGCGGCAATTGGGCCTGGACTACGCCCTGCACGGACTCGCCCCCCACGACCGCGAGGCGGTGGAGCGGCTCACGGCGTCGCTTAAGCCCTTTCCCATCGCGGTCACCATCGGTGGTTGA
- a CDS encoding glycyl radical protein has protein sequence MTSSIEKQLLSRIDVLHLPGPTPRVEAIRERFISLTPEICVERAQYITESYKETEDQPIHIRRAKALEKILGQMTIFIQPDEIIVGNQCTKPRAAPVFPEFSCKWLEDELDRLEKRTGDVFLISEAKKATLRALFPYWNGKTTNELATALMPQAAKEAQKYGVFTVGNYYFNGVGHISVDYAKVLDKGLDGIIAEARSELAGLDMTNPEHLAKITFLDAVIIANQAVIAFAKRFSDLAAGMAAKEADPTRKAELLEIARVCAAVPASPAQTFAEALQSFWFIQLVLQIESNGHSISPMRFDQYLFPYLLRDKDLGIEKAQELLDLLFIKFNEINKVRDEGSTKAFGGYPMFQNLIVGGVDREGEDATNPLSYMCLQATANTRLYQPSISIRVHSETPRALYEKAAEVTRLGLGMPAYYNDRFIIPGLLSRGLTREDARDYGIIGCVEPQVGGKTEGWHDAAFFNIAKVLELTLNNGVDPLSGERLGPATGDLTTFATYDDLMAAYRKQMEYSVRLLVVSDNAVDVAHGQRAPLPFLSSLVDDCIAKGKSLQEGGAHYNFTGPQGVGVANVADSLAALRKLVYEDKALSLGELKAALASDFAGVEGESLRQMLVNRAPKYGNDEPYADEIAHEGALIYCKEVEKYANPRGGRFQPGLYPVSANVPLGTVVGATPDGRKAGTPLADGVSPVSGMDHSGPTASVKSVTKLDHVIASNGTLLNMKFHPSALKDGQGISNLIAVTETLFNGGGTHIQYNVISKDTLTDAQMHPDNYRGLVVRVAGYSAFFTSLDRSIQDDIISRTEQMF, from the coding sequence ATGACCAGCAGTATTGAGAAACAATTGTTGAGCAGGATCGATGTGCTGCATTTGCCCGGTCCGACGCCCCGTGTCGAGGCCATACGGGAACGCTTCATCTCCCTGACTCCCGAAATCTGCGTGGAACGGGCCCAATACATCACCGAATCGTATAAGGAGACCGAGGACCAGCCCATCCACATCCGCCGGGCCAAAGCCCTGGAGAAAATCCTCGGCCAGATGACCATCTTCATCCAGCCCGACGAAATCATCGTCGGCAACCAGTGCACCAAGCCCCGCGCCGCGCCGGTCTTCCCCGAATTCTCCTGCAAATGGCTGGAGGACGAACTCGATCGCCTGGAAAAACGCACCGGGGACGTCTTTTTGATCTCCGAGGCCAAGAAAGCCACCCTGCGCGCACTCTTTCCCTACTGGAACGGCAAGACGACCAACGAACTGGCCACGGCGCTTATGCCCCAAGCCGCCAAGGAAGCCCAGAAATACGGCGTGTTCACTGTCGGCAATTACTATTTCAACGGCGTAGGCCACATCTCCGTCGACTATGCCAAGGTCCTGGACAAGGGCCTCGACGGCATCATCGCCGAGGCCCGGTCCGAACTGGCCGGCCTGGACATGACCAATCCCGAGCACCTGGCCAAGATCACCTTCCTTGACGCCGTGATCATCGCCAACCAGGCAGTCATCGCCTTTGCCAAGCGCTTTTCCGATCTGGCCGCCGGGATGGCTGCCAAGGAAGCCGACCCGACCCGCAAGGCCGAACTGCTGGAGATCGCCCGGGTCTGCGCCGCGGTGCCGGCCTCACCGGCCCAAACCTTTGCCGAGGCGCTCCAGTCCTTCTGGTTCATCCAGCTCGTCTTGCAGATCGAATCCAACGGCCACTCCATCTCGCCCATGCGCTTCGACCAGTACCTGTTCCCCTATCTGTTGCGGGACAAGGACCTCGGCATTGAAAAAGCCCAGGAGTTGCTGGACCTGCTCTTCATCAAGTTCAACGAAATCAACAAGGTGCGCGACGAAGGCTCGACCAAGGCCTTCGGCGGCTACCCCATGTTCCAAAACCTCATCGTCGGTGGCGTGGACCGGGAAGGCGAAGACGCCACCAACCCCCTGTCCTACATGTGCCTCCAGGCCACGGCCAACACCCGGCTCTACCAGCCCTCCATCTCCATCCGGGTGCACAGTGAAACGCCCCGGGCCCTGTACGAGAAAGCGGCCGAAGTGACGCGCCTGGGGCTTGGCATGCCGGCCTACTACAATGACCGCTTCATCATCCCGGGTCTGCTCAGCCGGGGGCTGACCCGCGAAGACGCCCGGGACTACGGCATCATCGGCTGCGTCGAACCCCAGGTCGGCGGCAAGACCGAGGGCTGGCACGACGCCGCCTTTTTCAACATTGCCAAGGTTCTCGAACTGACGCTCAACAACGGCGTCGACCCACTTTCCGGCGAGCGCCTCGGCCCGGCAACCGGCGACCTGACCACCTTTGCCACCTACGACGACCTCATGGCCGCCTACCGCAAGCAGATGGAATACAGCGTCAGGCTGCTCGTGGTCAGCGACAACGCCGTGGACGTGGCCCACGGCCAGCGCGCCCCGCTGCCCTTCCTGTCCTCCCTGGTCGACGACTGCATCGCCAAGGGCAAGTCCCTCCAGGAAGGCGGCGCGCATTACAACTTCACCGGCCCCCAGGGCGTCGGCGTGGCCAACGTGGCCGACTCCCTGGCCGCCCTGCGCAAGCTCGTCTACGAGGACAAGGCCCTCAGCCTCGGTGAGCTCAAGGCGGCCCTGGCCTCGGACTTCGCCGGCGTCGAGGGGGAAAGCCTGCGCCAGATGCTTGTCAACCGCGCGCCCAAGTACGGTAACGACGAGCCCTATGCCGACGAAATCGCCCACGAAGGCGCCCTGATCTATTGCAAGGAAGTCGAGAAATACGCCAACCCCCGGGGCGGGCGCTTCCAGCCCGGCCTGTACCCGGTCTCGGCCAACGTGCCCCTGGGCACCGTCGTCGGGGCCACCCCGGACGGACGCAAGGCCGGCACGCCCCTGGCCGACGGCGTCTCGCCGGTCTCGGGCATGGACCACTCCGGCCCCACGGCCTCGGTCAAGTCCGTCACCAAGCTCGACCACGTCATCGCCTCCAACGGCACCCTGCTCAACATGAAGTTCCACCCGAGCGCCCTCAAGGACGGCCAGGGCATCTCCAACCTCATCGCCGTGACCGAGACGCTCTTTAACGGCGGCGGCACGCACATCCAGTACAACGTCATCAGCAAGGACACGCTCACCGACGCGCAAATGCACCCCGACAACTACCGGGGCCTGGTCGTGCGCGTCGCCGGCTACAGCGCGTTTTTCACCTCCCTTGACCGCTCCATCCAGGACGACATCATCTCGCGTACCGAGCAGATGTTCTAG